CCGGCCCGCTGGGCGCGCTGCTGTCGCGCCGCGCGCGGGGGACGACGCCGGACGCGGTGGTGCTGTCGCAGCCGGCGAACCCCACGGGGCACTACCTGTCGCATGAGGAGTTGATGGCGCTGGCGACGTTCGTGGTGGAGCAGCGCTGTCTCTGGATCTCGGATGAAATCTTCGGCCTGGTGAACCTCACCAACCCCACGGCGGAGACGGTGCACAGCCCGGTGACACTGGAGGGGGCGGTGCCCGGCATCGGCGCGCGGACGGTGCTGCTGGGCGGGTTGTCGAAGGAGTTCGCGGCCGGGGGTCTGCGCGTGGGCTGGGTGGCCACGAAGGACCGGGCGCTGGTGGCGGCGCTGCGCGACAGCGCCCCGGGAGTCCTGCACACGCCCACCGCGCGCGCGGCGGCATACCTGTACGCGGCCCATGCACGCGGGCCGGATGGGCAGTTACTCTACGCCGCGCGGCACAAGGCACTGAGGAACTACCTGGCGCGGATGCGGCGCGACCTCGCGGAGAAGCGGGCATTGATCGCGGAGGCGCTGCCGGATGACGGCCGCGCGGAGGCCACGGAGGCGGGAGGCCTGTTCCTCGCGCCGCCGATGACGGCCTGGCTGGGGCGCTCGGTGGACGGGGTGAAGTTGACGCCGGAGAACCTGCCGCGCGTCGTCTACGAGCACACGCACGTGGTGCTCAACGGCGGCGCATGGTGCGGCGACCCGGAGCGCGTGCGCGCGGTGTTCTCCATTCCCCGGGAGAAGTTGTTGAAGGCCCGCGATCGCCTGCGGACCTTTGGCCAGAGGCTGCGCTGACGCAGACCTGGGACCGTTCCTCTACACTGCGCCAACCCATGATCCGTTCCCTCGCCGTCCTCCTCTGCTGTCTGCCTGCTGGAGCGCTCGCGGCCTCCGAGTCCTGGCTCGTGACGACCGACCTGTGGGGCAACCCCGCCTATCAATTCCTCACGCTGGAGCGCGACGGGAAGCGCCTCTCCGGTGAGCTGGACGGCGATGCGCTGAAGGGAGAACGCACTGGCAATGCCGTCCACTTCGTCGTCACGGACTCACGCCAGAAGACCTACGTCTTCGACGGCAAGGTGAGCGGTGAGTCGCTGCGTGGCACCGCGGACTACCCGGACAGCAACAACCCGAAGGCGCGCGCCTCCCATGCCTTCACGGCCCGGTTGCTTCCCTCGCGCCCCTCGGGCGCTCCTCGTGTGCATGACTTCACGCCCACCTCGTGGTCCAACGAGTTCACCGCGCACCGCGCGCCGGTGCTGACCGTCTGGCCGGGCGACACGGTGCGGACCTCGACGCTCGACTCCGGCGGCATGGACTCGAAGGGCGTCACCCGCGCCCTCTTCGGCAACCCGCAGACGGGGCCCTTCTTCATCGCCACCGCGAACCCGGGCGACACGCTGGCCATCCGCATCCGTCGCCTCACGTTGAACCGCACGTTCGCGGACAGCCTGGATGGCATCGTGGGCCGCGCCCTCACGCCGGGGCTCGCCGCGAAGGCGACGGACCTGGGCAAGCCCGTTCGCTGGAAGCTCGACCCCGCGCGCGGCGTCGCGACCCTGGAGAACCCGACGGAGCGCCTGAAGGCCTTCACCGTGCCGCTGCGGCCCATGCTGGGCGGCCTGGCCGTGGCGCCCGGCTTCGGCTCCGCTCCCCTGTCCACCGGCGACACGGGCCGCTACGGCGGCAACATGGACTTCAACGAGGTCGTGGAGGGCAACACCGTCTACCTTCCCGTGGCGCAGCCCGGAGCGCTCCTGTACCTGGGCGACGCTCACGCCGCGCAGGGCGATGGCGAGACGTCGCAGTACGCCCTGGAGACCTCCATGGACGTCGAGTTCACCGTGGACGTCCTGCACGGCAAGCCGCCGCCCTCCACGCCTCGCGTGGAGTCCCCCACGCACCTGATGACGCTGGGGCAGGGGGGCTCACTGGATGACGCCCTTCGCTCCGCGACGCAGGGCATGACGCAGTGGCTGGAGCAGGACTACGGGCTCACCCTGTCGGAGAGCGCACAGGTGCTGGGCAGCTCCGTGCAGTACGTCGTCGCGAACCTCGCCGGGCGCAGCGTGGGCGTCGCCGCGAAGCTGGACAAGGCGCGGCTCCAGGCCCTCTGACCCGCAGTGAAGTGAGCTGTATTCCCGGGTGCGTCCCCGGCCCTGGAAAATCGGGCGGAAATGCCGTGTCGATTCCGAGGCCCCTCGTTCGACGTGGAGATGAACCCTCCCGGTCACCCGGGAGCACGTCTTCCTCCGAACCGGGAGCCTCCCATGGCCAGCAAGATCGCAATCGCCGTCCTCGTCCTCGTCGTCGCGCTGGGCGCCTTCATCGCCACCCGTCCGGACCGCTTCCGCATCGAGCGCAACGCGCTCGTGGCCGCGCCCCCGGCCACCGTCTTCGCGCAGATCAACGACCTGCACCGGTTCGACACCTGGAACCCGTTCCGCTCCGAGCCCGCGCCCGGCGTGACCAAGTCCTTCGACGGACCCAACGAAGGGCCGGGCGCCAGCTTCGCCTATGCCGGCGGTGAGTCCGGGGATGGGCGCATGACCATCATGGAGAGCCAGCCCGGCGCGCGCGTCGTCCTCAAGCTGGAGTTCTTCAAGCCGTTCGAAGCCACCAACCAGGCCACCTTCACGCTCACGCCGGAGAACGGCGGCACCCGCGTGAGCTGGGCGATGGAGGGCGAGAACACCCTGATGGGCAAGGCGATGTCGCTCGTCGTGAACATGGACACGATGCTGGGCAAGGAGTTCGAGCGCGGCCTCGCGAACCTGGACACCGTCGCGCGAGGCGCCACCCCGCCTTCCAGCGCGAGCGCCCAGGCCGACACCGCGGCGCGCTGAAGCGCGCGCCTCAGTCCTCCAGCGCCCGGTAGGCGCCCCTGGAGAACTCCAGGGCCAGGGCATGGTCGCCGGACTGCATCCGCCGCTGGGTCAGGAGGAGGGCCGTCAGGTCCTGCTGGGGGTCGATGAAGAACATCGGTCCGTAGCCGCCGGCCCAACCGTAGCGGCCGGCGGTGGGCGAGACGCCATCCGGCTTCGTGGTGATGGACCCGCCGAAGCCCCACCCCGATGCATCCCAGAAGCCGGGGGAGAAGGGCGAGGCGGCCTTCACCTCCTCCGGAATCTG
The sequence above is drawn from the Corallococcus sp. NCRR genome and encodes:
- a CDS encoding acetamidase/formamidase family protein yields the protein MIRSLAVLLCCLPAGALAASESWLVTTDLWGNPAYQFLTLERDGKRLSGELDGDALKGERTGNAVHFVVTDSRQKTYVFDGKVSGESLRGTADYPDSNNPKARASHAFTARLLPSRPSGAPRVHDFTPTSWSNEFTAHRAPVLTVWPGDTVRTSTLDSGGMDSKGVTRALFGNPQTGPFFIATANPGDTLAIRIRRLTLNRTFADSLDGIVGRALTPGLAAKATDLGKPVRWKLDPARGVATLENPTERLKAFTVPLRPMLGGLAVAPGFGSAPLSTGDTGRYGGNMDFNEVVEGNTVYLPVAQPGALLYLGDAHAAQGDGETSQYALETSMDVEFTVDVLHGKPPPSTPRVESPTHLMTLGQGGSLDDALRSATQGMTQWLEQDYGLTLSESAQVLGSSVQYVVANLAGRSVGVAAKLDKARLQAL
- a CDS encoding SRPBCC family protein, with amino-acid sequence MASKIAIAVLVLVVALGAFIATRPDRFRIERNALVAAPPATVFAQINDLHRFDTWNPFRSEPAPGVTKSFDGPNEGPGASFAYAGGESGDGRMTIMESQPGARVVLKLEFFKPFEATNQATFTLTPENGGTRVSWAMEGENTLMGKAMSLVVNMDTMLGKEFERGLANLDTVARGATPPSSASAQADTAAR